The sequence below is a genomic window from Verrucomicrobiota bacterium.
GCGGTTAGCGACGGATGGTTGATCCCCGACATCCTCATGATAAAGGGCTTGAGGATCTTGAGACCTGTATTGTGCGAGTAAATGACCTGATCCATCAAGGAATTGTTCACGCCATTTCGAGTAATCTATGATCAATTGGTCATATTCAAGCTTTGTCGAAAGGGTCACTACCCTCTTATTAAAAAAATTTGCCGGACCAAAACGTTTGGAATACCACGGCCCTACCTTTCGGAACATACGGCAGCCATGCACCTCTCCAAATACTTCAATCATCCTCTGTAAATGCCTCGACATGACGATGATTCTTTCTGCAAAGAGTGGCTCCGGTAATAATTCACCCGTTTTCAAGAAATGATCAGTATGATTAAATATCCAGGGATTGTAGAATGCACCACGGCCGATGGAAACGGCT
It includes:
- a CDS encoding tRNA-dihydrouridine synthase; protein product: RTREQGFSGYVKLKGIRLAVEAARRIPVIGNGDITTPEAAKRMIDETGCAAVSIGRGAFYNPWIFNHTDHFLKTGELLPEPLFAERIIVMSRHLQRMIEVFGEVHGCRMFRKVGPWYSKRFGPANFFNKRVVTLSTKLEYDQLIIDYSKWREQFLDGSGHLLAQYRSQDPQALYHEDVGDQPSVANRQSIPVPGGPVDLW